One stretch of Serinicoccus hydrothermalis DNA includes these proteins:
- a CDS encoding cytochrome c oxidase assembly protein: MPVTATLVALVIAVPVAALSGAAAPLALGDAGPLVRWGLPLVGVVHDLAASFTIGLLLVAAFLVREGRSTRRRETAAQLAFLSSLIWLVSAIVVLYLTLGELAGIPLSSPDYLTVLLTNVWSMELLRLYLGVALLVVPVVAMTAYARTRAALAWTLLLALVALVPLAFAGHSASALGHRTAVVALNLHLVGLTVWVGGLMAIAALLPVLGKALPDAVRRFSTVATWCYVAVGLSGVLFATVTVGSFANLATPYGVVLLLKVALLAILGVAGWAQRRAVVARGVDSPRRFGQVALVEIVLMAAAVSLGVVLGGTPTPVPEPVDLTLTLDLTGWPLPEPFTWARLFLTWRTDWLFTLVALVAIGLYVAGVVRLRRRSDHWPLHKLVLWVLGWVLFMWLTSGGPGAYGRVMFSVHTATFTGLMMAVPILLVPANAFTLTLRALPARGDNTLGPREVVSAVVHPRWASFILNPVTAGTLLFASLLAFYRTPLLHWSLTTHIGHVFMVVHFTLTGYVFVWSLVGTDPGPPRWSTPIRVIVLGVTLAGHAFFALALMQGAFLLGPEFYKTIAVPWVPDLLADQQLGGVLAWGLGTSLTIVLMVIVLLDRNRAPGLRRSHAPG; encoded by the coding sequence GTCCGGCGCGGCCGCGCCGCTGGCGCTGGGTGATGCGGGCCCGCTCGTGCGCTGGGGGTTGCCGCTGGTCGGGGTCGTGCACGACCTTGCTGCGTCGTTCACGATCGGGCTGCTGCTGGTCGCGGCCTTCCTGGTCCGCGAGGGACGGTCGACGCGGCGCCGGGAGACGGCCGCCCAGCTGGCCTTCCTGTCCTCGCTCATCTGGCTGGTCAGCGCGATCGTGGTGCTCTACCTCACCCTGGGTGAGCTGGCCGGCATACCGCTCTCGTCCCCGGACTACCTCACCGTGCTCCTCACCAACGTCTGGTCCATGGAGCTGCTCCGGCTCTACCTCGGCGTGGCGCTCCTTGTGGTGCCGGTGGTGGCGATGACCGCCTACGCGCGCACCCGTGCTGCGCTTGCGTGGACCCTTCTTCTGGCGTTGGTCGCGCTGGTGCCGCTGGCTTTCGCCGGTCATTCCGCCAGCGCTCTCGGCCACAGAACGGCAGTGGTCGCCCTCAACCTGCACCTGGTAGGGCTGACCGTCTGGGTCGGCGGCCTGATGGCGATCGCCGCCCTCCTGCCCGTGCTTGGTAAGGCGTTGCCCGACGCGGTGCGGCGCTTTTCTACCGTGGCGACCTGGTGCTACGTGGCGGTGGGGCTCTCAGGCGTTCTGTTCGCCACCGTGACGGTGGGTTCTTTCGCCAACCTGGCCACCCCCTACGGGGTCGTGCTGCTGCTCAAGGTGGCGCTCCTGGCGATCCTCGGCGTCGCCGGCTGGGCGCAGCGTCGCGCCGTGGTCGCGCGCGGCGTCGACTCGCCACGCCGGTTCGGCCAGGTCGCGCTGGTTGAGATCGTGCTCATGGCCGCCGCGGTCTCCCTCGGCGTCGTGCTGGGCGGCACACCCACGCCCGTGCCCGAGCCGGTCGACCTCACGCTCACGCTCGACCTCACCGGCTGGCCGCTGCCGGAACCGTTCACCTGGGCGCGGCTGTTCCTGACCTGGCGCACCGACTGGCTCTTCACCCTGGTGGCCCTGGTCGCCATCGGGCTCTACGTCGCAGGCGTCGTCCGGCTCCGGCGCCGCAGTGACCACTGGCCGCTGCACAAGCTGGTGCTGTGGGTGCTGGGCTGGGTTCTTTTCATGTGGCTCACCAGCGGCGGCCCAGGCGCCTACGGCCGCGTCATGTTCTCAGTGCACACGGCCACGTTCACGGGCCTGATGATGGCTGTGCCGATCCTGCTCGTGCCGGCCAACGCGTTCACCCTCACGCTCCGTGCCCTGCCGGCGCGGGGTGACAACACCCTCGGCCCGCGCGAGGTCGTGTCTGCGGTGGTGCACCCGCGGTGGGCCTCGTTCATCCTCAACCCGGTGACCGCCGGGACTCTACTGTTCGCCAGCCTTCTCGCCTTCTACCGGACCCCGTTGCTGCACTGGTCGCTGACGACGCACATCGGGCACGTGTTCATGGTCGTGCACTTCACGCTCACCGGTTACGTCTTCGTCTGGTCGCTCGTGGGCACCGACCCCGGCCCGCCCAGGTGGTCGACGCCGATCCGGGTGATCGTCCTGGGTGTCACGCTCGCCGGGCATGCCTTCTTCGCCCTGGCGCTCATGCAGGGCGCGTTCCTGCTCGGGCCGGAATTCTACAAGACGATCGCCGTGCCGTGGGTGCCGGACCTGCTCGCCGACCAGCAGCTCGGCGGCGTCTTGGCCTGGGGCCTGGGCACATCGCTGACCATCGTGCTCATGGTCATTGTTCTTCTCGACCGCAACCGCGCGCCGGGCCTGCGACGTTCTCACGCACCAGGGTGA